TCTGCCgtggttgtatagcatgCAGTAATACCTCTGTTCGTAAAGAACTTATGAAGAGTTTTGTTAGTGTACTCGGAGCCACGATCCATCTGGATAACTAGAACGCGAGCATTGAATTGGTTCTTAATAAATGCTAATATCGATGTAAAAACATTGAGGATAGATTCTTCACGACGGTCGTGTAATGGGTACACCCATTGGAATCTGGTTTTCTCATCTGTAAACGATATAAAGTAAGAAGGTGCACTTTTCGGTAAGTGATGTACAGGACCAAATATATCGGTATGCAAGTACTGAAAAGGCTCATATGATTCTTGGTACTTTAGTCGTGATCCTTTGACATGCCTATGTTTCgtgcttttgccgattaGACAGtcaggacattgatatGTGCTAGCGTTAGACCATTCAATATCcgattctttcaaatatgtaaCTGCATTCTTCTTAAGAGACTTCTGAATACTTCGGAAGTTAGCATGTCCAAGCATTCGATGTATTAACGGATATGGATATTTATTTAcgcttttgcttttgttgaCGTTGTTTATTGTTAGCTTTGAAATGTGCGAAGGAATTAGGTATTTTTTAGATAAccagtaaaagtctccatGTTTGACTATGGGAGCTAGTACTGTACCATCCGATCTTTCTAAAGTGTTTCTGGTAAAGCAGGCAGTAATATTTTGGTTAGCCAGCTCACTCAAACTTAATAGATCATAGGCTATGTTTGGTGTGTGTAGTgcttttattgatgttttggtgcCGTTCTGAAAGTTGAAGTGAAGATTACCAATGGCATTTATAGGAATGTCTTGTTTTTGAGCATCGACTATGTTTATTTCAGAATTGGGTGTTGCATGGTGTAAATAATGGGCTGATCTGACAAGCGTTTGCGAAGCTCCTGAATCAATAAGAAGGTGATCAGGTAGTTCGTCATTCGAGTCTATTGTGCGTGTTGGCTTAGATTCTTTCTGTTGCTGGCCTAAGACTAAGTTCGTTGTCATCGCTTAAGTATTGTGATGAAACGGTTGATTCATTAATGTGATCATTGTTCACCCTTGAGAATTTACTGGATGTAGCAATATTGTGAGCTTTTGCTGCTCTTGGTTTTGAACTATTTGTTCTATGATAATTACGAGTTGTAACCTTCGTGTTAGTCGTGTTTGGAGATGTGCGAGAaacatttttgtattcGCTGTGTTGTTTGTATTGGGACGGTTTATTTAGAttcatgattttattttcgtcATATATTAATTGAATTTCAGCGAATAATTGGGAAAGTTTCATGTTCGTTTTGGTACGATATTGATTACGTAGGTATTTGAAATCACCGGATAGACCTTTAAGTATTAGTTGACAGGCCAATCTGTCGCTAacattgatattgttttcttttagccTTTGAATGATCGTGCTGACtgtaatttcaaatgtatCAGCAGATGTACTTCCGTTGTACTCAAGGTTGGCAAGAGCTATCCAATCttttaattcttgattGTTAGTTTGCATTTTGGACACACTTTTACAAAGGACAGTAAGGATGTCAGAATAattaatttctaaaatttgttttaccCATGTTGgcaataaatgaaatggGGCAAATGCTTGGAAGgtattgtatatatacgcatgttcttcataagtcatttgtcttttgatttcaCCCTGGTCATTTGGAATAATGTCACCGAGATTAgagttcttcaaaaatctgaTGTAAAATTTAACCCATgtagaaaagttttcttctgatgttAAAGTGTGTGGTGGTAAGACATTATTTCTCACCTTTGTCTTAGCTTGAGGTACTTCAGAGTGTTGATCCTGTGAATCGATTGGATCAGGTGAGGAAGTACTCAGCGGTGGGATATACTGTGGCAGCGGATAGTGTGGGTCCGGTTGATAATACGCAGGTGACGTTTGATAATGTGAACACGTCATCATAGATGGTTGTTGGTAATGTGCCCAGTTAGAAGCCATAGCTTTGTTTGGGGTCATCATGCCGTGCTGTTGGTACTGTCCATTCTGTGGaggtggtactgaagcaggttgaggagagacatgatgatggttctctggaacagctgatgTCCCAGGTGTTGTCTCTTCTTGAGAATTAACCTTAGTGGAATCTCTATCAAATTCCGGTAaattggaagctgaaacggctaacggatcttgatttgatgggacttccttagaagtaaccgaagcaTAGGCGCTACCATGTAGagaatgtggattttgatgtaattgttgggattccattgtgattaaggctataatattaggtatgtagatatactagaagttctcctcaaggatttaggaatccataaaagggaatctgcaattctacacaattctataaatattattatcatcgttttatatgttaatattcattgatcctattacattatcaatccttgcgtttcagcttccactaatttagatgactatttctcatcatttgcgtcatcttctaacaccgtatatgataatatactagtaacgtaaatactagttagtagatgatagttgatttttattccaacaggTTCACACGAAGATTGAAAGTGTGGCCACGCTAATTTAGTTTATTAGGGAAATGCTCCTGGTCAGTTCTAATTCACCCAACGTAGCGCGGAATATTTTAAAGTTAATATAGTATTTCGATATGACAAGCACCTCTAAACAAAAGGTTATTTTCGCTTTTGTTCATTGAGCGTGTACTTCAAGCCTGATCctgctttttcttctgattTGATCTGATTCGATTAAGCAAGCGGTACTACCCTAAAACCGCCATCTGTTGTAATATAGTAACGTCGCAATAAACCTGTCATATAATTAGCAGCTAATCCTTATATTCCATCTCCTCAATTTGTGATATTTATCGTATATAATTCCCATTTCAGACCGTCATTTAGTAGTAGGCATCTAACTATGGAACGGCTTTACCCGATCTTGGTATGTATGCCATAATGTACTACCGCTATCGATTTACCTTAACCCTAACGAGTGTCTCTAGCCAGTATTTTAAACTTCCATATCACAACTAATGTTGAAGATTGTATAATAAAAACATCAAGCTATTTAATAGATGCGATTAATCTCCTAATCGAAAACAGTTTGTTCGGTGTCCAAATACTGTTTTAGTGGACTATGATAAACGTTATAACAGCTATTTTGACTAAAACAACCGTAAATTTACACAGATAGGTGTTCACAGTAATTTTTTGGGGAGTTAGGTCGAaatcttttccaaaaccAGTCATGCAAAGGAAATGCGTCAACTTTTGGGGACTTTTCCCCTACTCAAACACAGTTAGTCAACATTTAAAGGTTGTGTCTTTACTTAAGAGAAAATTAACTGAGCTTCGGTCATACATACGTAATTTCGCTGCTTCCAGTCGAGCAGTTGGTGCGCTATAATCATTTGATGTTTTTAGCTTACGGCTTCTTAAGATTTTCTATTGTTCATACTGACTCGTCGCATAGGCCGCAATATAAATCATTTAGAGAAAACGTTAACACATCGTTTAGGTAAACAACCCCTAGAGAGGATGATCAGTACGCAATATAACTGTTCAAAATCCATTTCTTGCatcaatattttattcaaCTATTATTTCTGGAGGTTTTAGTGGTTCTGTATACCCCCTCCAGCCACTGTTATGAACAATTAATTGATACTACTTCGAATATAAACattaaaacaaaaaacttATTGAGTGCAGCAAGTTAACATGTATCGATATAATAGAAGTTCCCCTTTTGAACGAACACCAGAAAAACGAGTAAGCCGTCAAGAAAGCCAACGAAAGAGCATCGAATTGCCCAAACTGCCACCATTGAATACGAGGAACTCCTTTTTGGATGATTCTGATAACGGAACAGATAATATCTCAATTGGCTGGACACCAATCAGTGACACCCAGCAATTCCAAAGCCCGGTCCCTCAGGCTTTTACCTTTACATCAAAACATAGTGCAAGGGGAAACGGTACTAGCTCTTCAGAATCCACACCCAAATCGACAAAGTACGTCAAAGAAAGACGACCACCACCACCGCCACCCCTTTTGTATTCCACTGAATCAATACGGATAGACTCACCCATGGTATCTCCCAGTTCTCAGTCCCGGGAAAGATCACCTAATAAACTATCCTTTATAGGAAACTCAGAGGAACGACATCACATGGAATACATATCTAACCATTCCAGGATCTTAAAATCACCATTTGCGAACGGATTTAGTCCAAATTCCCCTAAATCTCCAAGAGATAGTAGCAAACAGCAGGCTCACTTCTCTGATGAATCAGATCTACGGTGTcatgaaagagaaaaagctTTACCCCCAATTCCTTTCACTACTACTCTTCTGCTATCTCcttttgatgatgaagactCAGAATTTTTTACGAAACCACCACCGCCTCTATCAACATCTAGAAACGTAAGTGGGAATAGCCGAGTATCAGAAGCCCTAGAAAGTGTTTATTCTGACTCAGATTATACTTTTAATAACTCAAATGCCAGGCAAAGTAGTTTTAACTCTTTACTAGGAGCCAAGCCATTAGAATTAGCACCAAGCATTACTGCACCGACACAaccattttcaattcaatCTATCGATGAGCACAAGCTTTATCAATGTGATAATGTTTACAAACTTTCTGCTATTTATGAGTggattttgaaagtttattttgaatGGTTTAATGAATGTGTCTTCACGAAAATCgatcttttccaaattgtTCAATTACTTTTAGAGTTTCAAATGCCTACAAATTTCGATCAAGATACGATAGACTCAAATGTGGATAATATTATGGCTTCGTTTATTTCCCAGAAAGCAGTAAGATTCGATATCATTAACGATGAAGAGGTAGCCGTAGTTGTGGGAGGGCTGGATATTACTGGTGTTTTCACCGAACTACTACCGTGCTATTCATTCATCGATAATACTTATGGATCTACAAACTCCCTGATTTGTTATTCCAACGTTTGCACACATGGCCAAAGCTCTGGCttcagaaaagaaataaaactTTCCGAAATCATAAATAAATCAGTTGGACTTTGGACAGAATACTGGCACTTGACTCCAGATGATTTAGCAGAAATTAATCCCCGTGAAGTACAAAGACAAAGCTTTATATTTGACTTAATTATTTTAGAAGAAAGATCCTTAAACATGGCTACTGCCGCGGTAGAAATCTATGGGAAACGGTTTGACAAATCCCTACTTCCAGATGAGCCTGAGTTCAAGGCATTGGCATTTGATATCTTCGAACCTCTAATACAATTACATACcgaatttcttttgacgccaatattttggaaattaaAAACGAGAGGTAAGTTTATTGATGGCGTTGGAAAAATCTATTCAAAATGGTGTGGTGAAGCcaagaatatatatttgaattACGCGAAAGCTATGGCAACGGTACACGAAATCATAATGTgggagaagaaaaacaagacGAAATTTGTAACATGGCTTAAGGAGATTGATAACTCGGTTGAAATTACAAGATCGAAGATGTATCATGATGTTATATTCTTTGGGgggtttttcaaatctttaCAAAACATGCCCGTAACTCTGCGCtcaattttgaagaacacGGATCCTTCCATGGAGGATTATGAATACCTGAAAATAGTAATTAAGGAAGTAGAAAAGTTGAACTTTGAAGTTAATCAGGTACATGGATTAGCAATTGACCATAGGAAACTAGTAAGGTTTTCGAAACAATTAGTATTAAGTACTAATAGTAGTAATGCAACAAGCTATGTGAACGTCGGTGGTAGTACTAACGCAAATGACGATGATGCAATTCAGGATAAACTAGCTCTTGGTTTAACTTATCCGGAAAGGAAGTTAGTACTATCTGGCACTGTTTATAAAAAGAGGGATTTATGGCTGGACCCAACCCCAGTGTATATCGCATTATTGGACAATTGCTTACTGATTACAGAGGAAATAAGTAAAGGAGAAACTCAAAAATATAAGCTTATTGAAAGACCTATCCCAATAGATTATTTAAGTCTcgagaaaaggaaaattccAGGAACAAGTAAACAGCCTCTGAGAAACTACTCTCAGAAAGAACATAAATCCCCAATGCATAATTTTTCGACACCGATTAACTCCATGAGACCTCTGCTTAAAAGTTCTGGAAATCACATGTCAACAGCGTATGGAGATAGAAAGACTAGTAATACTGAAATTTCTAACGCGAATCCAAACACAGACGAGTTCTCATTTAAGATCAGAAATACAGCCACAGGTGAATcgttcaaattttttacaGAAAGTGCAGAAGTACTCAACCAATGGATTGATGCTATCATGGAATcttttaaaagaaatgcaGAAAATCATGATTTAAATGCCTTTGAATTTACAGTGTTGAGCTCTGAGTTCGCATACTTCGACAAGGATGCACCGGTGAATCTACCTGTAGCTCCGGAAGGATCAGAAATTGATGTAGCACTCAAAGCTTACGCtcaaaaagcaaacaaaGATTCATGTTCATGGAGTAAGACAACACGGATTCTTTGTTGTGAAGATGTTAAATTCGAGGGCAGAATTTACCTATTTGTGGCTACAACAGACGGTATCTATGTGAAATATAGAGACGATTATGGTAGTGGTTTCGTTAAAATATTAGAATTAAACGACGTCAAAAGAATGGAAGCCAATGTTAAGTTGGGGCTCTTGTTTGTATTGGATAACAGAAAGTTGTGCTATTTTAATATCTCAACGGTAGTGAGCCGTTACCTAGCGCAAGGAAACACTCTAGATGAAAACTGCATTGTGGGAACAGTAATCAGAGATAAGGTGagattcttcaaaattgcTGATGATTTTGGTAACTCAAaacatttattttttgaaagaaaggGGAAGATAGTTATATTAACACCAGAATTTGATCAATTGACAAACCAagtaaaatatttcaaattttacAAAGAGTATAAGCTCCCAAGTTCAAGTAATAACATTCTGAATAACGAAATTGAGGATATTGCCATATTCAGGAAAAGTTTTGCTGTGTGTACAAAGAAAACAGTCATACTTTATCAAGATTCATTCGAGGATAACGGAATAGTCTTACCatcttttttgaatgataaaGATATGATGGCACACTTGAGGCATCCACATTTGAATAGCTTACCGTTCAAAAGTGCTACAGACTCCAAGAAACGCCCCTCCATAGAATCTCTCACtgaagaagcaaaaaagGATATCGCCACTTGCAAAGCTATACCggtcaatttttttcaaatatcaCAATCTAGTTTTTTTGCCTTGGTTTATGATGAAGCCGTAGTGAAAATAAACTGCTACGGTGAGATGTCTGATTGGAGAAAGGATATTCTCTTACTTGATTTTTGTTGTACCGGCGCGAGCTTCCATGGTAATCATTTGATTCTCGTTGGCGACAATTTGATACAGATTTACGACTTAAAAAATGTTGAGCAGAACCTAGGCGAATTGGTTCCCGTCCAGATcataaaaggaaagaagatAAAGCTGGCTAGTTCAGAAAGGAGAGAGAAAACAATTCTTGTGTTAAGTCATCCAAATATACTTAATAGACAATTATTAGTCGCGTGCAATCCTGTAGCAATGGCAGATCATCAATAATATAAGATATAGACACTTTTAATGGTAAATATCGTTGTAATAATATAAGCCAACAAGAATATAGTCCAGTAATTATGCTATTTGCAGTAACTCACATCATTATTCTCTCTGTTCATATAATCCTGAATAACAGGTTACCCTCGGAAGTGCATTTAGCCGTATAACAAGTAGCTCTTTAAAATCAGTAGAACAGATACATTAATATGTGATAATACGGCTGTGAGGAAAAGGTGAAGTTCTGGTGATGAATATAGACTGTTTGTGTCGTTGGGTAGTTCTGCCACTGCTGCGCTATCCACTTCTGGTAGCTCTTGTATTGAGATGGTATGTAAAGTAGAAAATAGGCATGAGGTTAGAAACAGCGTTTTTTATACTAACATGACGAACTAACCTAGGTCTCTAAGCGACTCGATAAGCATTTGTCTAACAATCTATACACTACTGATAAATGCATTCCTCATTGCTAATTCCTATATAAAGCGGTCGGGACAGGTCGCCTGGAAGAGCCTTCGTGAATTTAAGAATGGCATAGTTCTTATTACTGGAGGAAGTAAAGGACTTGGACGGGCCATAGTATCTCAACTCCTACAAGACTACAGCAACCTGACCATCTTGAATGTCGACATATGCCCATCATCAGTGAGGAATACTCGCGTGAAGGATCTCATCTGCGACCTgagtgatgatgaagaagttgCAGCACTActgaatttgttgaaaagaaagtataaaaatgaaatccGATTGATTGTGAACAATGCTGGAGTAAGGGCCAACTTCACCGGATTCAACGGCATGGAACGGGATAATCTTGATAAGATTTTTAAGATAAACACATTTGCACCACTTCAGTTCATTCAAGAACTGGCCCCTAGTAGACACTCAACTAGACAGTGTTATATTGTCAATATCGCAAGCATTTTGGGCATATTGACGCCGGCCAAAGTAGCAGCTTATGCGGCGAGCAAAGCAGCATTGATAGCCTTTCATCAGTCGTACAGTTTTGAATTGCAAAACGAAGGCGTAAGAAATATCAGAACACTATTAGTGACCCCAGGGCAACTGAATACGGAAATGTTTGCAGGATTCAAGCCTCCTCGCCAGTTCTTTGCCCCTGTAATAGACATTACTACTCTAGCTGCCAAGATAGTCCGTTATTGTGAGCTGGGTCAGAGGGGACAGCTAAATGAACCCTTTTATTGTAGTTTTGCTCATCTTTTGATGTGCGTACCTTATTCGCTACAACGCATTGTAAGAAGCTTCTCTCGCATAGATTGCTGCCTCCCGGACGAGTAGAAAGCTATACATAGTAAATAGAATATTTATAGATGAATCCGAGTAGACAGCCTTGGTGTTTGCTTATACATTCTTTGCAATTATGCACGCCCTCATTACCGTTGCTCATATTTTTGGGCATTAATtgtattttgaaaagtgcTCGTTCAGGCCCGTGTAAAAAAAGGTGATGAAGCAAACATTATAATAAACACTTCTGAGAAGCCACGTGTAGAGGGGTAAGCTATATCGTAAACACCGTTGGATGTGGACCACGGTGCACtgataaaataaagatatagTAGTAGAATCTGTTACTAATCTTAACACTTTTGATGGTAGAACCGGACATGCAGAAGAAGGCAAGTGGTGGCAGTGGCGGTTCCGAGATGGATACTTTAAATGCTACCAGCAACAGTAGTAAACAAGGAGtttcaaataataaaaggaaTCCGGTCagtaaaaagaaaccaGGGAATAAGGTCTCTGATGGAAGAGATAATGCACATAATTATCACGGGGAAGGCCGCAGAAAAAGTAGCAAACAACAGAGGTCAAGAACGCCCTATAAGGAGACTAGTACTAGGATCAATGATCAAGATATAGATTTATCTATCCAGGAAGAAATTCTTGGTggtaatttcaaattacGAGGCAGGAAAACTCAAGTTTCCATTAATCATTTGTTGAATTTCCAGTTACCTGAAGTCGAAAGGGAAAAAAGTAGGTCCTCTTCAAGTAAGAAATCGAATAGGAGACGCGATGAGCACGTACATTTACACGGTGACACATTTGTTAATGTTAATTACCGTCTTTTGGTAGATGATCGTTTTGACTACCCAGAGCAAAACTGTAACCCGAACGTTCCTGTCgatcaagaaaagattCTAAGAGTCATAGTGCCAAAGGGTCAGAATTGTTCTATTTGTCTGAGCGAGGAACCGGTGGCTCCCAGAATGGTTACTTGTGGCCATATTTTCTGTCTAAGTTGTCTCTTGAACTTTTTCTCCATTGAAGAAACCgtcaaaaataaagagaCTGGGTActcaaagaagaagaaatataaaGAATGCCCGCTTTGTGGAAGTATTATTGGCCCTAAAAGGGTCAAGCCTGTTCTGTATGAGGACGACTTTGATGTAACCAGGTTAAATCAAAAACCCGAACCTGGTGCCACAGTACATCTACAACTGATGTGTAAACCACACGGTTCACTATTACCTTTGCCAGTAGCCTTACATTTAGACCCTCTAAAATGTGGAAATTTCCCTCCCGCAAACTTAGGATCAATAAAGCATTATGCGCATATTATGAAGTGTGGCGTGTCTTACTCCTTGGAGCTCTATCAAAAGGACATTGTTGCTATTCAGGAACAATATGAAATCGACAAGGCCATTTATAATGATAGTGGAAAATTTGTTAAGCAGTCgattgaaaatatcaatgatCAAATTTCGACGTTGCTGGCTGCAACCACTGATTTGAGCCCACTTTCCAACGATATTAACAACGGTTTGGacaattttcattttgatgACGATCTCTTGACCAAATACGATGATTCTTCCGCTTATTTTTTCTACCAGACGTTGGTGGCATCGTCCACGAAATACTTCTTATCTCCACTGGATGTAAAAATCTTATTGACTATTTTCCACTATTATTCCAAGTTTCCAGAAAGCATCGAGACGACAGTCGAAAATATACATTATGATACAGTGGTAACGGAGCAATTAATCCGCCGCTACAAGTACATCGGCCACCTTCCAATCGGCACTGAGATTGCCCTTTTAGACTTGGACTGGCGTAAAATACCATTCCTTCCCAAGGAAATTTACGAACAGTTTGCTCATGAGCTAAAACAACGTCGAAGAAAATTCacaatgaaaaagcaaaaggaagataaggaaaagaaactatATGAAAAAAGGTTGGAACAAGAACATGCCGAGTTCTAcagaaaggaaaatggCAATTCTCTCAAGTTTGAAGACTCTGTACAGATGGCTACCCATTATGAATCCATTGTAAGCTCTTCCATACCTCTCAACTCCTTAGGAATTTCTATGCTGGGTCCACCGACAAATTCCTGCTCTACTCCTCAAAAGCAAGCGCCCTCCCACAcgaaaagaacaatttgGGGGACATCAATTGCAGTGACGGAAGACGAAAAAGCATCAAAGGAGAACAAAGAATTTCAAGATATGTTATTGCAGCGAATAAGGCAGGAAGATAGTTCGGATGTCACAGATTCGACGGATTCTCCTCCTACAAGTAATGGTAAGCGAGGcaggaagaagaaaggtAAAGTCATGCTATTCAGCAGCAATCATCAAGCCTTGGGTTAGGTTACAGCATGTTCTGCTTAAAAATCTCTTTCCAAGCCAGAAATGTGGGAGGACCTATTCTATATCATTTCAAAATCGAACTCTATATCTTTATGTATAACTTCAAACGCTATTGCATATAAACAATTACTCATATATAGTCCAAATGCATTCATACCATGTTATACTATTCAATTCTAGTGTCGTTGTGCGTgatttttcacttttgaCCGTAAATAGAATTTCGGTGATATTATTTTAACTCtcgaagaaaataaagtagATTCATGTACACGTATATCAAAAGAGTACAGTGAAAAAGGGATAAAGGATACACTCCACTTAGAAGGGCGCAAGATGAGTGGAAAATTTGTTCGTGCTTCTAAATATAGACACGTCTTTGGCCAAGCGGCCAAAAAGGAACTGCAATATGAAAAACTCAAAGTGACCAACAACGCATGGGACTCCAACTTGCTAAAAACGAATGGTAAATTTATTGCGGTGAATTGGAATGCCTCTGGAGGTGGTGCATTCGCTGTCATTCCGATCGAGGAAGTGGGCAAGGCTCCAGATCAAGTGCCTTTGTTCAGAGGCCACACTGCGCAGGTCTTGGATACCGATTTTGATCCGTTTAATGACCACAGGATTGCTTCCGGTTCCGATGATTCTAAGATTGGTATTTGGGACATACCGGAAAACTACAAATTTCACGATCATGTAGATGAAGATGGAGAGCCAATTGATATCAAACCAGTAAAGTTTTTGACAGGACACGCAAGGAAAGTTGGACATGTTCTTTATCATCCCGTCGCTGAGAATGTATTAGCATCCTCTTCAGGTGACTATACTGTTAAATTATGGAATGTGGAAACTGGAAAGGACATGATTACTTTGAAACATCCAGATATGGTCACATCCATGTCATTTTCGTATGATGGTAATTATCTTGCCACAGTGGCTCGAGATAAGAAACTACGAGTCTGGAATAtcagagaagaaaaaattgttagCGAAGGGCCTGCCCATACGGGTGCAAAAAACCAAAGGGTGGTATGGTTAGGAAACTCTGACAGATTGGCTACTActggtttttcaaaattgagTGATCGTCAAATCGGTATTTGGGATGCCTTCAACATTGAAAAGGGAGATTTGGGAGGCTTCTACACTGTCGACCAATCATCAGGTATTTTGATGCCCTTTTATGACGAAGGGAATAAGATTCTTTACTTGGTGGGGAAAGGTGATGGTAATATTCGATACTACGAATTTCAAAACGACGAGCTGTTTGAGTTGTCTGAATTCCAATCCACAGAAGCACAGAGAGGCTTTGCTGTAGCGCCTAAGCGAATGGTGAACgtcaaagaaaacgaaGTCTTAAAAGGTTTCAAGACTGTCGTTGATCAGCGTATCGAACCGGtatctttctttgttccAAGGAGATCAGAGGAGTTCCAAGAAGATATCTACCCGGATGCACCTTCCAATAAGCCAGCTTTAACTGCTGAAGAGTGGTTTTCTGGCAAGTCTGTTGAAGGTCCAATTCTCGTTAGTATGAGATCTATCTATGACGGTTCCGCACCAAGCTTTCATGAGGCTAAAAGACCTCAACAGCCAACAACTCAAGAAACAGCTcttgaagagaaaaaggaGCAGCCTAAAGTGGAGAAGCCAATCAGCGAATCCGAAAAGGAGGTGAAACAAGAAGCTCCAAAATCTCCCTCACCGCTAAAGTCGGCCTCCTCATCTTCTACAATCAACCATGTATTAAAGGAAGATAATTCGATCAACAagttgttgaagaaatccTCCGATATTGATCAAGTTAACAACGCCGAAGATCCGTCTAGGGATACCTCCGGATGGGAAGAAGCCGATGATGAGCCAGCTCCTATCAAAATCGAAACCCCAGTCACTCCAACAGAAACTAAAAAGGATCGCACACCTAAGGTCGAACCttcaaaagaattgaagCCAGAGCCAGTGTCTATCGCAACAGATAGAAAACAGGAGCAAAGCTTACCTCAAGAAGAGAAGTCCTCTGAGAAAA
Above is a genomic segment from Saccharomyces cerevisiae S288C chromosome XII, complete sequence containing:
- the MAG2 gene encoding RING-type E3 ubiquitin transferase MAG2 (Cytoplasmic RING-finger type E3 ubiquitin ligase; involved in monoubiquitination of Rps3p, a 40S subunit from decoding-defective ribosomes, leading to Fap1p-mediated K63-linked polyubiquitination, followed by dissociation of non-functional 80S ribosomes and non-functional rRNA decay (NRD) of 18S rRNA; ubiquitinated; induced in response to mycotoxin patulin; predicted to be involved in repair of alkylated DNA due to interaction with MAG1; similar to the human ring finger motif protein RNF10), with product MVEPDMQKKASGGSGGSEMDTLNATSNSSKQGVSNNKRNPVSKKKPGNKVSDGRDNAHNYHGEGRRKSSKQQRSRTPYKETSTRINDQDIDLSIQEEILGGNFKLRGRKTQVSINHLLNFQLPEVEREKSRSSSSKKSNRRRDEHVHLHGDTFVNVNYRLLVDDRFDYPEQNCNPNVPVDQEKILRVIVPKGQNCSICLSEEPVAPRMVTCGHIFCLSCLLNFFSIEETVKNKETGYSKKKKYKECPLCGSIIGPKRVKPVLYEDDFDVTRLNQKPEPGATVHLQLMCKPHGSLLPLPVALHLDPLKCGNFPPANLGSIKHYAHIMKCGVSYSLELYQKDIVAIQEQYEIDKAIYNDSGKFVKQSIENINDQISTLLAATTDLSPLSNDINNGLDNFHFDDDLLTKYDDSSAYFFYQTLVASSTKYFLSPLDVKILLTIFHYYSKFPESIETTVENIHYDTVVTEQLIRRYKYIGHLPIGTEIALLDLDWRKIPFLPKEIYEQFAHELKQRRRKFTMKKQKEDKEKKLYEKRLEQEHAEFYRKENGNSLKFEDSVQMATHYESIVSSSIPLNSLGISMLGPPTNSCSTPQKQAPSHTKRTIWGTSIAVTEDEKASKENKEFQDMLLQRIRQEDSSDVTDSTDSPPTSNGKRGRKKKGKVMLFSSNHQALG
- the CRN1 gene encoding coronin (Coronin; cortical actin cytoskeletal component that associates with the Arp2p/Arp3p complex to regulate its activity; plays a role in regulation of actin patch assembly; binds directly to Aim7p, forms a high affinity ternary Crn1-Gmf1-Arp2/3 complex, and binds to F-actin branch junctions to synergistically enhance Aim7p-mediated actin filament debranching), with translation MSGKFVRASKYRHVFGQAAKKELQYEKLKVTNNAWDSNLLKTNGKFIAVNWNASGGGAFAVIPIEEVGKAPDQVPLFRGHTAQVLDTDFDPFNDHRIASGSDDSKIGIWDIPENYKFHDHVDEDGEPIDIKPVKFLTGHARKVGHVLYHPVAENVLASSSGDYTVKLWNVETGKDMITLKHPDMVTSMSFSYDGNYLATVARDKKLRVWNIREEKIVSEGPAHTGAKNQRVVWLGNSDRLATTGFSKLSDRQIGIWDAFNIEKGDLGGFYTVDQSSGILMPFYDEGNKILYLVGKGDGNIRYYEFQNDELFELSEFQSTEAQRGFAVAPKRMVNVKENEVLKGFKTVVDQRIEPVSFFVPRRSEEFQEDIYPDAPSNKPALTAEEWFSGKSVEGPILVSMRSIYDGSAPSFHEAKRPQQPTTQETALEEKKEQPKVEKPISESEKEVKQEAPKSPSPLKSASSSSTINHVLKEDNSINKLLKKSSDIDQVNNAEDPSRDTSGWEEADDEPAPIKIETPVTPTETKKDRTPKVEPSKELKPEPVSIATDRKQEQSLPQEEKSSEKTKSPEQEKSATPPSSITAAKTAITASSKEEPSAARTSPKSLGLKKSVEKLSTLVLQLEDVVDKLTKANLDKDERLLKLEQKIGELSK